A window from Dromaius novaehollandiae isolate bDroNov1 chromosome 1, bDroNov1.hap1, whole genome shotgun sequence encodes these proteins:
- the LOC112983287 gene encoding glioma pathogenesis-related protein 1-like — MKFTFFCAVLFFLDLFICCNASAQNLLPDIEDAKFIKDCVTAHNNFRTKVNPPASNMLHMSWDPALAKTAKAWAKKCKFKHNIYLKKPGKVHPTFTPVGENIWTGTATIFSVDAALSDWFNEVGSYNFNTNICTEMCGHYTQVVWATSYKVGCAVHFCNAVEYFPGLFRAAHFVCNYGPAGNYPTKPYKAGQPCSGCSNDKCVDNLCENTEREKLISYTNWYPDWDTQPQPPQPRTPRPPAPRPPVHPPTVPTHIPPAGHPHPSCDSYCLSVSILRPLFLVLCAGTCALVQQWYPHTFIYE, encoded by the exons AtgaaattcacatttttctgtgctgtgttgTTCTTCCTGGATCTCTTCATTTGCTGTAATGCTTCTGCACAAAATCTCTTGCCTGACATAGAAGATGCTAAGTTTATTAAAGACTGTGTGACAGCTCACAACAACTTTCGAACCAAAGTCAATCCACCAGCCAGCAATATGCTTCACATG TCCTGGGACCCTGCTTTAGCTAAGACTGCCAAAGCATGGGCAAAGAAGTGCAAGTTTAAGCACAATATCTACCTTAAAAAGCCAGGGAAGGTGCACCCTACCTTTACACCCGTTGGAGAAAACATCTGGACTGGCACGGCCACCATCTTTTCTGTGGATGCAGCTCTCAGTGACTGGTTTAACGAGGTTGGAAGCTACAATTTCAACACCAATATCTGTACTGAGATGTGTGGTCACTATACCCAG GTTGTCTGGGCCACAAGTTACAAAGTTGGCTGTGCAGTTCACTTCTGCAATGCAGTTGAATATTTTCCAGGACTCTTCAGAGCAGCACATTTTGTTTGTAACTACGGACCAGC GGGAAATTACCCAACAAAACCTTATAAAGCAGGACAGCCATGCAGCGGATGCAGTAACGACAAGTGTGTAGACAATCTCTGTG aaaacacagaacGTGAGAAACTGATAA GCTATACCAACTGGTACCCAGACTGGGATACACAGCCCCAGCCACCGCAGCCACGTACCCCCAGGCCTCCTGCCCCTCGCCCTCCAGTCCATCCACCCACTGTGCCTACGCACATCCCGCCTGCGGGGCATCCACATCCCTCTTGTGACAGCTACTGCCTTAGTGTTTCAATTTTAAGGCCATTATTTTTGGTACTGTGTGCTGGTACTTGTGCTCTAGTACAACAGTGGTATCCTCATACGTTTATATATGAGTAA
- the KRR1 gene encoding KRR1 small subunit processome component homolog — protein MHPTALFRRRVKGPMPTGMAAPRGADAVAVAAEQQQPVAPPKRFHKKKATKVDESELLTVPDGWKEPAFTREDNPRGLLEESSFATLFPKYREAYLKECWPLVQKALSEHYVSATLDLIEGSMTVTTTKKTFDPYAIIRARDLIKLLARSVPFEQAVRILQDDVACDIIKIGSLVRNRESFIKRRGRLLGPKGSTLKALELLTNCYIMVQGNTVSALGPFSGLKEVRKVVLDTMKNIHPIYNIKTLMIKRELSKDPELRSQSWERFLPKFKRKNLKKRKEPKKKNVKKEYTPFPPPQPESQIDKELASGEYFLKENQKKRKRVEEIKAKQADAIKKRQEERNKAFIPPKEKPVVKAKKASTEKKIDIEAIKEKVKNAKKKKLGALPVEEVKLKIAADEKKKKKKK, from the exons ATGCACCCCACCGCCCTCTTCCGGCGGCGGGTGAAAGGTCCGATGCCAACTGGCATGGCGGCTCCGAGGGGAGCAGACGCAGTGGCGGTGGcggcggagcagcagcagccggtGGCGCCACCGAAGCGCTTTCACAAAAAGAAAGCGACGAAAG TTGATGAATCTGAACTTCTCACAGTCCCAGATGGATGGAAAGAGCCGGCCTTTACAAGAGAAGATAATCCTAGAGGGCTTCTGgaagaaagcagttttgcaaCATTATTCCCGAAGTATAGAGAAGCATACCTGAAAGAATGCTGGCCGCTAGTCCAGAAAGCCTTGAGTGAACAT TATGTGAGTGCAACACTGGATCTAATTGAAGGTAGCATGACTGTCACTACCACTAAGAAGACTTTTGATCCATATGCAATCATCAGGGCTAGAGATTTAATAAAACTTCTAGCAAGAAGTGTTCCATTTGAACAG GCAGTTCGTATCCTACAGGATGATGTTGCATGTGATATCATTAAAATAGGATCTCTAGTGAGAAACAGAGAAAGTTTTATAAAAAGAAGAGGACGACTTCTTGGGCCCAAAGGATCTACTCTGAAG GCCCTGGAACTGTTAACAAACTGTTATATTATGGTGCAAGGCAACACTGTTTCAGCCCTTGGACCTTTCAGTGGGCTAAAGGAG GTTAGAAAAGTTGTTTTGGACACAATGAAGAATATACATCCCATATATAACATCAAA ACTTTGATGATCAAAAGGGAATTATCAAAAGATCCTGAACTGAGATCACAAAGTTGGGAAAGATTTTTGCCTAAGTTCAAGCGGAAGAACTTGAAAAAACGCAAGgagccaaagaagaaaaatgttaagaagGAATACACACCATTCCCACCTCCACAGCCAGAAAGTCAG ATTGATAAGGAATTGGCAAGTGGTGAATACTTCTTGAAGGAAAACCAGAAGAAACGAAAGCGAGTAGAAGAGATAAAG GCAAAACAAGCGGATGCGATCaagaaaagacaagaagaaagaaataaagcttttatcCCACCTAAGGAAAAGCCAGTTGTGAAAGCGAAGAAAG CCTCCACTGAGAAAAAAATTGATATTGAAGCCATcaaggaaaaagtaaagaatgcaaagaagaagaaattaggAGCACTTCCAGTGGAAGAAGTCAAACTAAAGATTGcagcagatgaaaagaaaaaaaagaaaaagaaataa
- the LOC112983288 gene encoding glioma pathogenesis-related protein 1-like, which yields MARRLFTHVLALLHFCPSSDSYEPPTLPDIGDPKFIDECVVTHNRFRSGVNPAASNMLYMSWDPDLAKTAKAWAKKCQFKHNIYLKEPGKAHPKFTPVGENLWTGSLSGFTVKGAITAWYEEVSAYSYATNSCKGVCGHYTQIVWAKSYKVGCAVHFCPRVTGFPATNAAHFICNYGPAGNYPKHPYEIGAACSKCTGEQCADKLCKNAERDKVVSDSRWYPDWDRPACDEYCITVIVLRPLLLALAIPATWIFQKYWSVAPASE from the exons ATGGCAAGAAGACTTTTTACTCAtgtgctggctttgctgcatttctgtcctTCTTCTGACTCCTATGAACCACCTACATTGCCTGATATTGGAGATCCAAAGTTTATTGATGAATGTGTGGTAACACATAACAGATTCCGGTCTGGAGTGAATCCGGCAGCTAGCAACATGCTTTACATG AGCTGGGATCCAGATTTGGCAAAGACTGCAAAAGCTTGGGCAAAGAAATGCCAATTTAAACATAATATCTACCTCAAAGAGCCAGGGAAAGCTCACCCCAAATTCACTCCTGTTGGAGAAAACCTGTGGACGGGCTCACTTTCAGGTTTTACTGTGAAAGGAGCCATCACTGCTTGGTATGAGGAGGTCAGCGCCTACAGTTATGCCACCAATAGCTGTAAAGGAGTGTGTGGTCATTACACGCAG ATTGTTTGGGCTAAAAGTTACAAAGTTGGCTGTGCTGTTCACTTTTGTCCGAGAGTGACGGGCTTCCCTGCAACTAATGCAGCACACTTTATTTGCAACTATGGACCAGC TGGGAATTACCCAAAGCACCCATACGAGATAGGAGCAGCATGCAGCAAGTGCACGGGCGAGCAGTGTGCAGACAAGCTGTGTA AAAATGCAGAGCGTGACAAAGTCGTTA GTGATTCCAGATGGTATCCAGACTGGGACAGACCTGCATGTGATGAGTACTGTATCACCGTTATAGTTTTAAGGCCGTTATTACTTGCACTGGCAATTCCAGCCACCTGGATCTTCCAGAAATATTGGTCTGTAGCACCTGCCAGTGAATAA